In a genomic window of Deltaproteobacteria bacterium:
- the argJ gene encoding bifunctional glutamate N-acetyltransferase/amino-acid acetyltransferase ArgJ: MKGFHVKGFRAAGVHCGVKKVRKDLAVIVSDVPCVAAGLFTTNRVKAPSVLFSSRRVASGSARGVVVNSGNANVSTGGFGRHVVERMAAATEKAVGAEPGEVLVCQTGVIGVAPPLEKIEAGIERAAARLAPSGLVAAAEAMRTTDAFSKTALLRGGIGGVEVTVAGIAKGAGMISPRMATMLAFFLTDARLSPPALRRALKAAVSASFNRIVVDGDQSTNDTVLAFANGLAGGPLLTAGCAAFAEFVEALSSVARELALMIVRDGEGATKVVTVDVRGAATDGEAEKAARKLACSPLVKTAFFGCDPNWGRFMAALGDSGARFDPDEVDLYYNGVQVVRRGLDAGAGKEAARALREDTVEVIVELGAGGGSYRLWTCDLTDEYVRINSSYRS, encoded by the coding sequence TTGAAGGGGTTTCATGTAAAGGGGTTTCGGGCCGCCGGAGTCCATTGCGGCGTGAAGAAGGTGCGCAAGGACCTGGCCGTCATAGTGTCGGACGTGCCCTGTGTTGCGGCCGGTCTTTTCACGACCAACAGGGTGAAGGCGCCTTCCGTGCTTTTTAGCAGTCGCAGGGTCGCGTCCGGCTCGGCCCGCGGCGTGGTGGTCAACAGCGGAAACGCCAACGTGAGCACCGGCGGCTTCGGCCGCCACGTGGTGGAGAGGATGGCGGCCGCCACGGAGAAGGCCGTGGGCGCCGAGCCGGGCGAGGTGCTCGTCTGCCAGACCGGGGTCATAGGGGTGGCGCCGCCGCTTGAGAAGATAGAGGCCGGCATAGAGAGGGCGGCGGCCAGGCTCGCCCCCTCGGGCCTTGTGGCGGCGGCCGAGGCCATGCGCACTACCGACGCCTTCTCCAAGACCGCGCTCTTGCGCGGCGGGATCGGAGGCGTCGAGGTCACCGTGGCGGGCATAGCCAAGGGCGCCGGCATGATCTCGCCCCGCATGGCGACGATGCTCGCCTTCTTTCTCACCGACGCCAGGCTTTCGCCGCCGGCCCTCAGGCGCGCCCTCAAGGCCGCCGTATCCGCCTCCTTCAACAGGATAGTCGTAGACGGCGACCAGTCCACAAACGATACGGTGCTGGCCTTTGCCAACGGTCTTGCCGGGGGGCCGCTGCTGACCGCGGGTTGCGCCGCCTTCGCGGAGTTCGTCGAGGCCCTCTCGTCCGTTGCAAGGGAGCTCGCCCTCATGATAGTGCGCGACGGCGAGGGGGCCACCAAGGTGGTGACCGTCGACGTGCGCGGCGCGGCTACGGACGGCGAGGCGGAGAAGGCGGCGAGAAAACTCGCCTGCTCGCCGCTTGTGAAGACGGCCTTCTTCGGCTGCGACCCCAACTGGGGCCGCTTCATGGCGGCGCTCGGCGACTCGGGCGCACGCTTCGACCCCGACGAGGTGGACCTCTACTATAACGGCGTGCAGGTGGTGCGCCGCGGGCTCGACGCCGGCGCCGGTAAAGAGGCGGCCCGGGCCCTGAGGGAAGACACGGTGGAAGTGATCGTCGAACTCGGCGCTGGCGGCGGCTCGTACAGGCTGTGGACCTGCGACCTCACCGACGAATACGTGCGCATAAACTCGTCCTACAGGAGCTGA